In the genome of bacterium, the window TAATTTTCCCTCCCACAACTACAGTTTGAGCGTTTATATCTCCCTTCACTTTCCCATCTTCGCCTACAATAACTGCCTCAGCATTTGCCACCCCACCATCAATACTACCGTCAATTCTGAGGGTGCCTTTGGTGGAGATTGTTCCTTTGATTTCTGCGCCTTGGCCAACCAGAGTATCTACCTTCCCGACTTTTCCTACGTCTTCTTTCTTGCCAAACATACTTCTGCCTCCTAAAAGAAATTAACATTTTGCTGCTTTAGCCTCTGCAAAACCGCGATCCAATCTGGAAAGACTGTACTGCTTGTGCTGAAACTATTTGCTGAAGGTA includes:
- a CDS encoding polymer-forming cytoskeletal protein; the encoded protein is MFGKKEDVGKVGKVDTLVGQGAEIKGTISTKGTLRIDGSIDGGVANAEAVIVGEDGKVKGDINAQTVVVGGKITGNITAYASIEMLPHSQVKGDISAPQLYIAEGAIFEGNCIMSKNQEKIIEPEFKSKDTK